The sequence below is a genomic window from Physeter macrocephalus isolate SW-GA chromosome 19, ASM283717v5, whole genome shotgun sequence.
ACCGTGCCACGTTCTCAATTCTGTGCACGAGGATTACCTTTAAAAGTAAGATGATgcgggacttccccggcggtccagtggttaggactttgccttccaatgcagggggtgcgggttcgatccttggtcggggagctaggatcccacatgcctcttggCCAAAAGGCCAAGTCAcggaacagaagcaatattgtggcaaattcaataaagcctttaaaaatggtccacatcggacttccctggtggcacagtggttaagaatccgcctgccaatgcaagggacgcgggtttgatccctggtctggaaagatgccacatgccgtggagcaactaagcccatgcgccacaactactgagcctgcgctctaggcccgcgagccacagctactgagcccgcgtgccacaactgctgaagcctgcgtacctagagcccgtgctccacagcaagagaagccaccgcaatgagaagcctgcacaccgcaacaaagagtagcccccgctcgccacaaccagagaaaaacccacttgcagcagtgaagacccaatgcagcccaaaataaataaataaataaaaattttttaatggtccatatcaaaaaaaatcttaaaaaaaaaaaaaaagccggtgCTGCAGACCCGTATCAGAAGGGCTGAGCTTTAAGCGTGTTTGGCTAGGAGGTGGTGGCTTCCATAGATCCCTCCTCACGCTTTATTCCGCCTGGTCCCCAGTGACCGCCAGCAGACACTTTGCAGGAAAGCTGTCCACATAGAGTTGCTGTCTCCAGCCAAGCTCATGCCTTTGTCCTTAAATGGTTTCTGTGACGCTCCAGATGTAAAGcgataataataaatatttgtattctttttcatccATGAGAAAAATGACATGTGGAAAAGGTGCTTTGTTAATAAACCATAGAAGTTGTACATTTTGATTTAGGCTGCACCTGATTGACTCAAAACCTATTGATGTATTAATAACTAGAGGGTCATTTTATGCATTTAGCTTGAACTTCTTATAAAGATAGTGGGTTTTTTTAGGTGAGACATTTGTTGTTGATCTATCACTTCTATGTGAATGAAATTATTTCCCTTTAagcataatattaatatttttttcccgtacaagtctttgtatagCACTTTAGATCTTTCCTTTCTGGGGGTTCTCATCTGCCAAGttctgaaactttttaaaatactgatttctcGTACCCCAACTCTAGTAACAGCGAAGTGTCTGCGTTTCAGCAGAATGTTTATGGtctttgtaaaagaatgaagattttaaaaaaaccaaaacctctGTTCTGTCTTTTTGTGCTAGAAAATtgagtatataaataaaatatactatgtatattaaagaaaattctggatcTCAATTACCCATCAGGTAAAGagttttcaagaaaaacaaagtctGTAAAGGAGTGCTGGACtttcattaaaatggaaagaCAAGTTTGTCTACCTATGGGGTCACCTCATAGGTCCAAACATCTTCAGTTTTTGCTCAGTGAGAATACATACAAGTGGCCTGATTGTGAGATTATATCAGATTGACTTACATACTGGtgaaaatagtgatttttttttttttttgccccttgtaatgttagttttttttctgttggtaAAGATAATATGCTGTTTGGATTTTTACAAGGAAAATGCATTTCTAAGTTACCTGTGTAAGGTGAATAAGTAAGTAAAGAATAAAGTAATATGTATTAAATTTAGAAAccaccccctcaaaaaaaaagaggaaaataattgtcATTAATCCTTCCATctaaaaaataacttaatttgATACTTCAATATGCTTGCTCTCAGCCTTTTTCTATGCATAtctacatacagacacacacatgtaaTTTGAGCAGAGAGTTGGTACGGTTTTGAATGCTTTTTTGACTTGACATTAATTATATTGTGAAAGTTTTCAAATTTGGTGAAGGATCTAGTCAGAATCACTGATTAAAGCTCTTTCCAGCCATccattttgcaattttaaaattcaggaaggaggggaaaaaagttagCCGCGCGTAAAATTGTTGGAAATGAAGAGGTTTGTGTTCATATGGGCTGGTGAAAAAcgttttaataatatttgttcttaaatagtagagagagaaaaaaggaaagacgAGTTACTGGATATCGCAAAGTCAAAGCAAGAACGCATGAGCGCAGAGCTGCATAATCTGAGACAGGTAGGTTCCCGCTTACCCTTCTCTATTAGGTGGGAAACGCTTATAAACAAACATCAAATTAGGAAAAGTGTATGCCCAGTGATTTCGTTTATGAGGCTTTTGGAATCCTGACTGCATTAAAGGTGTATCATATTAACCTAGCAGATAGGGTCTTGCTTATGGTAATTAAAGGTCAGGAGACTAGTTACATTAACAAATCTCAGTGCtaacataggaaaaataaaagcaaacatattcAGCATAGTTCTTTAGTCACTATCTGATCTGTTTTGGCATTTGAAAGTGCCAGATGTTGGCTCAGTTTAGCTTTGTTGTTAcactttattttgatttatcaATATCTACGGCAGATTTACATAAAACAACAGCGTGATCTGCAGTTTCTTAATTTCAACGTGGAAAATTCTCAGGGATTAATACAGATATATGACTCAAAGATGGAGGAATCAAACGCCCTGGAATCCAGGTAATCTTAGTATGATGCTATTAATATGGTCTTGTACTTTATTCCATCATTCAGTCAATATTTGTTAAGTACCTGCTGTGAGCCAGTTCTTAACTACTGCTTGGTAGGTAGTAGGGAATAAATATATGTGAGCTAATCCTGGGTTGTAGTGAGAATTTTAGGCATGATCTTAATTTAACCATTTGATTAAATTCATTAAACacattatttgtgtgtttgttgcgTAGAAGGCTTTGAGCTAAAGTAGACATTACAGAGatgaatcatttattcattcattcagcactcAGTATTTTAGGCACGGGCTAGGAATAGGGAAAATGAAGATATATTGGGCATGGCTTAAAATAATGCCAGAGAAGGGTATAAATAACTGCAGTAGAAGTTCAGCTGAGGGTGATCTCTGCTCTCAGCttgattttccaattttccttgTTAATAGGAGGAGACGTCTACGCCTACCTATAAAAGGCAGTGTGTGAATTAAATTGGTTTCtgtaaaattaacatataaatatatgaggTCTGGTTTAATGTAACAAGCATACAACTGCCCCACAGTTAAACTGAGTCCACTTTTACAAGCAGAAATAGTACAGGGAGTCATGGAAAGGAACAGGAATTCAGGGAGTTCCCCATCACCGCACATAGGAGGAGAAGCTGGGCTGGATGACGCAGCTCCATTCCGCGGAGGGTGGGGTTCAGGGTGGGGCTGGTCAGAGTTGCAGGGAGGGATGCGAGGAGCCTCTGTTGCTACAGACAGTAGAACTGGGGACTCACCTACACTTTGCTGCATTTGCTGTACTCTTTTGCTGGGGGTTGTTGCACCATTGCTCTGTATCCCAGCTGTGGCTGCTACTAATAAACACCAGACCAACCCAGCGACCTCTTGCAGGCAGAAGCCCCTGACCTATtggctttttcctttttgcacTGCATTTCCCCTGGGAGGTACCTGGGCTAGATGATtgaggttattctttttttttttttttttttttttttttttctggtacgcgggcctctcgctgttgtggcctctcccgttgcggagcacaggctccggacgcgcaggctcagcggccatggctcacgggcccagccgctccgcggcatgtgggatcttcccggaccggggcacgaacccgtatcccctgcatcggcaggcggactctcaaccaccgcgccaccagggaagcccttaagaaTCTTTGACAGAACTTTTATATGTATGAAACAGTGAATGATATAGTTATAATAGGCAATTCGCTATCTGATTAATTagatacatattaatatatacagtAAGATAATGATTTGCAGTATGGATAGCCAGTACAGTGAACGTTAAGAATGGGAAGAGAGAAGTGGGTATGGTGGTCAGCAAGACTTCCTGGAGGCGGTTGGGCTAAAATTGGGCTCcgaagaatataaaaattctacCTCATATTTTCAACTCAGACAAATGGGTCTTACTAGGGTTTAGCTCAGCTGATGAGGTTTGAGTGAAATATTTAGAACGACAGTATCAAGTGTATGTTATAACTTCCGTTTTTTGTAATGCCACCATAGCAGAGAAATGTGTTTATCAGACCTTGAAAATAACCACCTAAAAGTCGATTTTAAGAGGGAGGAAAATCAGAAGTCACTGGTTAAGGACGAAAAATTTGAGACCACGTTGGTtcagcaaaataagtcagacaagaGCTCTTATGATGTATGCAAAGAGAAGAAACTACAGGTTAATActtcatttgggggaaaaagtgtAATTGCTATCTCATCTCTATTTGCAAAAGACTTAGTGGAGAAACAAAAGTCTTGGTCTCTGGGAGGAAAAATCCAGACTGAACCCGAAAACAAAAGTGCATTTTGCAAGATCCATGCAAAATCACCAAAAGGTAATGGAGTTGGGATTCAGAACGAAGAGAAACAACTCTCGGAAACATCAGCATCTGTATCCGATGAAAAGTGGCATGACGTCAGCCTTTACCTGGGCCTGGCCAACTGTTCTGGttcaaaacaaccagaaaagctAGATGTCGAATGTCAAGATCACCTGGAAAGGTCTGGAGTCTCATGTTGCCATAAAAGCAAAGCCTGTCTGGATGAAAGTGACATGTGGGAATCCAAGTGCTGCCACCCGAGTAACTTTATAATCGAAGCTCCAGGCCACATGTCTGACGTGGAATGGATGAGCATGTTCAAGCCTTCCAAAGCGCAGAGAATCGTGCGCCACAAATCCGTGTGCACTTGTTCGGAAAGTGCCAGTGGAACCAAATACAACTCCTCTACAAGGTCAGTCTCGTTTCATGTTTGTAAACACCCAGGGAGCCTACTTAACTGTTTTGAGAAGTATAAAAGGGCTGCAGTAGCCACTTCATGCCAACTGTGAAACGGAAAGCAGTGTTTACAAACAGAAATTGCGTTTGACAAACCGTTTCCTCTTTTCGTCACAGGGTAGGCTGTTGAGTTTTTGATTGTACAGAGACTGTATTGGATTCCAGTGAGAAGTTTGTGTCTAGGACAGCTTCTGAGGCAAAAGTTCTGCTTAAAAACAAAGCCAGTTGTCATGAGCTGagcaaacatgttttattttaaaacaaacggGGAGGTCACTTTACAGAGTAGAATGCTGCTCTAGAGCATTCCTCAGCCAGGATCCTTTTGAATCGATAAGCCGTTTCTTTCATGTCCAGATTACATTCCCTAGACCCCAGATAAGACATTCTTTTTGCCCCCATTGGCTTATTTACACATCCAACTGCTTTGGCCTTTGTGTTCACTTTACATTTCCCAaactttcttacttttaaaaatcatgcaggagaaagaatatttgtatttaataagcTGGTAACagttattgggtttttttttccagttttattgagatataactgacctacagcactgtataagtttaaggtgttcaGCATAGTGATTCCAGTGCATCAGGAagtgatgaccacaataagtttagtgaacatccatcatctcatatagacacaaaataaaagaaaaagaaaaaaatatattttttccttgtgatgagaactcttaggattgaTTTACTTTCTCAATAACTTTTATATACAAcctacagcagtgttaattacattAATCCTACTGTACATGAAATCCCTAGTTCTTACGCGTCTcattaactggaagtttgtgccttttgaccaccctTATCCAACTggtttttttaagagaaaaaaaaaggattagttATTGGCATATGCTGCATTTTTCAGGCTCATCTTAGTGTTCGAATTGCTGAATCTTGTAGTTAGTTGAGGGGTGCTACGCTAATGTCTGCTGTTGTTAAAGGAAACCTAGCTCTTTGATCTTAAATTACAGAAAGGATGAAGCCTCTGTATTGAGAGCCTTATTTTAATCATCACATTGACTTTCATAGGACTCTATGATTAAACTTCCCTTCTGGTAGTTTCATTGTTTGGATTATCGTTTGGCCCTTTTAGAAGCCTGAGTCGCTTAAAAATCATGCAGTTATTCTGTCAACAAAAACTGGTTGTTACACTAAATATTATCTATTCATATTTGGTCTTTAAAGATCACCTTAGATAATTGCAAGTACCGGGAGGGCACAACTTCCTATTTTTCACTGTTGAACAAGAACACGCATATATTAAGGGAAAAGCTTGTGTTAAGTAGTTTTAAGAGCAGAGTGGACACATATTAAACTTCATGtatgaaagaaattcaaagacAATTTCAGAGTTTTCTTTCAAGGCCCTTTTGACCTCCGCGGCTTGAAATGATTCAAGTGACGTCTTGTTCTGCCAGCATCGCATGACAAACGCGTGATTAAGTGGAAAAGATAATgatgttttcctgtttttccttAGATTATACGAGCTGTGTACCTACTTCATCATCTCACTAAAATGTTCACATTTATACCACCACTCCATTTGCCGTGCAGGGGTTTATGTGTGGAGGGAGCGGCCGCCGCAGCCTGCTCTGCCTGCCTTACGGGACCTGTGGGAGGAAGAGGTTTCCAGGGCCTTGTGCTCTCAGCTCTGCTTTGAGCCCAGTGTTAACAACACACCAGAAACTTAGCTACAGGTGTCTCTTCGCTAACTACTGAGACCCTATGGAAGAATCAAGGACCCACAACAGTGCCATTCTGCCTTCACAGAAGGACTTGTAAAAGACCATTAACAAAAATCAGTctcacaaaccaaaaacctaaaaTCTTCAAATGTTTAACCTTATGctgtattcatttctttcctctcttttggaTGATCCCGTCCTCcctcacacctttttttttttttttttttttttggtacgggggcctctcactgttgtggtccctcccgttgcggagcacaggctccggacgcgcaggctcagcggccatggctcgcgggcccagccgctccgcggcatgtggcatcttcccagaccggggcgcgaacccgtgtcccctgcatcggcaggcggactctcaaccactgcgccaccagggaagcccacgccttcttttctttgcttttttttgtgggggtggggaggagggcaatTCTCTCTTCTGTAGTTACCCTTGAACGAAGAATTTGGTTTTAATTCTTACTGCTAAAGGTATGCATTCATTTATAATATTCTACACAAATATTCTGCTCAAGTCTCTAATGTTCTATTCAAACTTGAGCTTCAtcatcagaaaagaaaacttttttttttaaaaataaattcatttatttatttttggctgtgttgggtctttgttgctgtgcgcgggctttctctagttgcagcgagcgggggctactcttcgttgcgcgggcttctcgctgcggtggcttctctcgttgtggagcacaggctctaggcacgcgggctcagtagttgcagttgcacgggcttagttgctccgcggcatgtgggatcttcctggaccagggatcgaacccatgtgccccacgttggcaggtggattcttaaccactgagccacaagggaagccccttttttttttctttttttttgtcctgtcGAGATACTTTCAAGTATAACAGTATTGGTGACATGTGTTTGCTGTTGTTTCAAgatgcctgtttttgtttttgttttattattcacAGTGAGCTGATTGCCATCCAGCAGTCCCGCTGTTTGGATTCTTCAAAGTCTGCCTTAAGAGAGGATGAGAAGTTGATAGAGACGGAGTCCTCTTCTGATAAAAAGAACTCATCTAAGATTTTGTTAGTCAACAAAGATGCAGCATTGCCCAGTGAAAAGGTTTGTATTTCGCTTAGAAATACCCAGCTTATTCAAGCAAGACTTCTCCCCAGCATACTTTTAATTCTCCTAGAGCACTACTGTTGGTGTGCTTAATTTTGGCtattcttcagggtttttttgttttttttttttttaattataggacTTTATATTATTTAACTGAAGTCATAATTAtttaccttctcttttctttaaatatcctATAGATAACTTCAGGTAGGATGTCCCTCAGGCCCTCCAGGTGATTGATATATctatttttagtaaatattttaaacacacagaaaatgaaaaatacaagtaACTATGTACTTACATTCCGATTTAACATGTTGACATTTTGccatgtttgctttatttttcaacttgttaaagaaataaaatgttacagataAAGGGTAAGTTCATGTGCCATTCTGCCTGTGcctaccctccacccccaccagtTAACCCCTACCCTGAAGTTGCATCCATGCTTGCTTTAtgcttttatgttttacataaaaGTGTACACTtaagggcaggaatagagacgcagacgtagagaacagacgtgcGTACACGGCgcgggggatgaattgggagattgggattgacatatatacactaccatgtgtaaaacagacagctagtgggcacctgctgtatagcacagggagctcagctcagtgctctgtggtgacctagatgccggggggtggtgggaaggggtgggggagggagggagggaggtccaagagggaggggatatatgtatacatatagctgattcacttcgttcgttgtacagcagaaactgacagaacgttgtaaagcaactaaaccacaattttaaaaaaaactacatactattgttttctttaaaatgtacatgAATGGTAAACTGCTGTCTATATCCCTTTCTGATGTGATTTTCCAGCTCTGTCAGTGTTTTGTGACCTTCATCTGTGCTGACACTGTGGACCTCGCCTCTTCATTTTGATTGTTGCTTGATGTGCGGTCCAGTGATTGAATAAACCGCAGTCTGTCCACGCCCCGACAGGCAGTGAGGTTGTGTCTACAGTGTCATTATTGTGGATGAGCCAGTGTCTTCATCATGAATGGGGTCCCCCTTGCAGGTGGTTCGTAAAGAAAATAAGTTCAAGTAAACTGAGGTATTTTGGGTGTTATTTTGGGAAGATATCCGGCTTTGAAATCAAACTcatctgtgttcaaatcccagttttgcTTTGTCTTAGCTCAGTGACGTTAGTacagttatttaatttctttgagcctcagtttcttcgccTGCAAATATGCAATTATAACATCACAGTTGCTTGGTTTAAAGGGGATATTGTAGGGCCTGGCCCCTAATGGGTA
It includes:
- the CCDC62 gene encoding coiled-coil domain-containing protein 62 isoform X4, which encodes MVAVHQRQLLSWEEDRQKVLTLEERCSKLEGELHKRTEVIRSLTKKVKTLESNQIECQSTFQKTQLQLQEMAQKATHSTLLSEDLEARNENLSNTLVELSAQVGQLQAREQALTTMVKLKDKDIIEAVNHIADCSDKFKLLEHALRDAKMLETCLVKEKQDYKQKLKALKIEVNKLKEDLNEKTTENNEQREEIIRLKQEKSCLHDELVFTVEREKRKDELLDIAKSKQERMSAELHNLRQIYIKQQRDLQFLNFNVENSQGLIQIYDSKMEESNALESSREMCLSDLENNHLKVDFKREENQKSLVKDEKFETTLVQQNKSDKSSYDVCKEKKLQVNTSFGGKSVIAISSLFAKDLVEKQKSWSLGGKIQTEPENKSAFCKIHAKSPKGNGVGIQNEEKQLSETSASVSDEKWHDVSLYLGLANCSGSKQPEKLDVECQDHLERSGVSCCHKSKACLDESDMWESKCCHPSNFIIEAPGHMSDVEWMSMFKPSKAQRIVRHKSVCTCSESASGTKYNSSTSELIAIQQSRCLDSSKSALREDEKLIETESSSDKKNSSKILLVNKDAALPSEKDDFSPTSKLQRLLAESRQMVTDLELSTLLPISSENLSSSAKNVRGSFSFDPICSIRTLQSLCANVPFC
- the CCDC62 gene encoding coiled-coil domain-containing protein 62 isoform X1, which produces MNVFCTLALLLVSCMRNTCSLPVAVSPATWRSNIVSEVEISTIEKQRRELQLLIGELKDRDRELNDMVAVHQRQLLSWEEDRQKVLTLEERCSKLEGELHKRTEVIRSLTKKVKTLESNQIECQSTFQKTQLQLQEMAQKATHSTLLSEDLEARNENLSNTLVELSAQVGQLQAREQALTTMVKLKDKDIIEAVNHIADCSDKFKLLEHALRDAKMLETCLVKEKQDYKQKLKALKIEVNKLKEDLNEKTTENNEQREEIIRLKQEKSCLHDELVFTVEREKRKDELLDIAKSKQERMSAELHNLRQIYIKQQRDLQFLNFNVENSQGLIQIYDSKMEESNALESSREMCLSDLENNHLKVDFKREENQKSLVKDEKFETTLVQQNKSDKSSYDVCKEKKLQVNTSFGGKSVIAISSLFAKDLVEKQKSWSLGGKIQTEPENKSAFCKIHAKSPKGNGVGIQNEEKQLSETSASVSDEKWHDVSLYLGLANCSGSKQPEKLDVECQDHLERSGVSCCHKSKACLDESDMWESKCCHPSNFIIEAPGHMSDVEWMSMFKPSKAQRIVRHKSVCTCSESASGTKYNSSTSELIAIQQSRCLDSSKSALREDEKLIETESSSDKKNSSKILLVNKDAALPSEKDDFSPTSKLQRLLAESRQMVTDLELSTLLPISSENLSSSAKNVRGSFSFDPICSIRTLQSLCANVPFC
- the CCDC62 gene encoding coiled-coil domain-containing protein 62 isoform X2 encodes the protein MNPSASFLAGRQNIVSEVEISTIEKQRRELQLLIGELKDRDRELNDMVAVHQRQLLSWEEDRQKVLTLEERCSKLEGELHKRTEVIRSLTKKVKTLESNQIECQSTFQKTQLQLQEMAQKATHSTLLSEDLEARNENLSNTLVELSAQVGQLQAREQALTTMVKLKDKDIIEAVNHIADCSDKFKLLEHALRDAKMLETCLVKEKQDYKQKLKALKIEVNKLKEDLNEKTTENNEQREEIIRLKQEKSCLHDELVFTVEREKRKDELLDIAKSKQERMSAELHNLRQIYIKQQRDLQFLNFNVENSQGLIQIYDSKMEESNALESSREMCLSDLENNHLKVDFKREENQKSLVKDEKFETTLVQQNKSDKSSYDVCKEKKLQVNTSFGGKSVIAISSLFAKDLVEKQKSWSLGGKIQTEPENKSAFCKIHAKSPKGNGVGIQNEEKQLSETSASVSDEKWHDVSLYLGLANCSGSKQPEKLDVECQDHLERSGVSCCHKSKACLDESDMWESKCCHPSNFIIEAPGHMSDVEWMSMFKPSKAQRIVRHKSVCTCSESASGTKYNSSTSELIAIQQSRCLDSSKSALREDEKLIETESSSDKKNSSKILLVNKDAALPSEKDDFSPTSKLQRLLAESRQMVTDLELSTLLPISSENLSSSAKNVRGSFSFDPICSIRTLQSLCANVPFC
- the CCDC62 gene encoding coiled-coil domain-containing protein 62 isoform X3, with amino-acid sequence MNVFCTLALLLVSCMRNTCSLPVAVSPATWRSNIVSEVEISTIEKQRRELQLLIGELKDRDRELNDMVAVHQRQLLSWEEDRQKVLTLEERCSKLEGELHKRTEVIRSLTKKVKTLESNQIECQSTFQKTQLQLQEMAQKATHSTLLSEDLEARNENLSNTLVELSAQVGQLQAREQALTTMVKLKDKDIIEAVNHIADCSDKFKLLEHALRDAKMLETCLVKEKQDYKQKLKALKIEVNKLKVEREKRKDELLDIAKSKQERMSAELHNLRQIYIKQQRDLQFLNFNVENSQGLIQIYDSKMEESNALESSREMCLSDLENNHLKVDFKREENQKSLVKDEKFETTLVQQNKSDKSSYDVCKEKKLQVNTSFGGKSVIAISSLFAKDLVEKQKSWSLGGKIQTEPENKSAFCKIHAKSPKGNGVGIQNEEKQLSETSASVSDEKWHDVSLYLGLANCSGSKQPEKLDVECQDHLERSGVSCCHKSKACLDESDMWESKCCHPSNFIIEAPGHMSDVEWMSMFKPSKAQRIVRHKSVCTCSESASGTKYNSSTSELIAIQQSRCLDSSKSALREDEKLIETESSSDKKNSSKILLVNKDAALPSEKDDFSPTSKLQRLLAESRQMVTDLELSTLLPISSENLSSSAKNVRGSFSFDPICSIRTLQSLCANVPFC